DNA sequence from the Acanthopagrus latus isolate v.2019 chromosome 15, fAcaLat1.1, whole genome shotgun sequence genome:
ATTCATCCTAAAAATGACCGTGAACACCTCCTACAGTATACTGTCCAGTAAGAGTCCATATTTGGGGGAAAATGTCGCAACAATGATAGAAACCatctgagggagagaaaatccCCTTTGAGGTGAGCCTGACATGAGTGCATCAAAGTAATTGGTCCTGTTGTAGTAATCCAGCTCTTCCTCTGAGTTGTCTGCGTTGCTGCGGCGGTAGGCAGAGGCGTACCATTTATCCGCTGTTAACGCCACCGCCgcccccgctgctgctgccgccgccaccCTCACAGGGGACGACCGCCCTGCCGCCCTGAAGCGGGAGCGGGTCCCACCGTATGTGCCTGCCCCTCTGTAGTTCCCCGCCGTGGAGCTGCGGGAGGGGGACCCCCTGGAGGAGCCCCGGGAGCCTCCACGACCGCCCTTGGACAGAACGGGCTCGCACAGGaaagcagagagcaggaggcaAGTCCAGCACGCTGCAAGCACCCGATTCATCCCTGACATCTGTGATGAAGGAGACATGATGGAGAAGCTCATTTCTAGATGCATGCTGGAGACATCCTCCATCGTTGTAAGACATTTCAGCAAATTCAGAATCTATGGTCCTGAACAGGTGTGACATAATGTAGGAAGGAGCTCAGGTTGTACTGATCAACAAATGACAGACATCCTGCTGGtgctcagtgttgttgttgaataAGGTCCTCACATCTCTGTGTTGCAGATTGGCCCTCTCCATTAAAGTAggtcagtttaaaaataaatatgctcCACTGAGAAAGCAGCCGTCCGCTTTAGGCTTTAATGTAGATCAAATAATATCCAGTCTGTAgatgattatgaaaaaaaaaggcaaaagatgGCACATTTGTTGTTGATAGGCCACCATTTGAGATGGATTACAGATCTAGCAGGTAACTCGGCCATTAGgtagaaatgtaaaagatgttcTCAATATTTCTCACTCGGTATGTGATCAGACATAAATGCATGTACAATAAGATGCGTGATGTTCATCTCACCGTATTGTAATAAATTAGCCTGTAAGCTGTTGTGTTGCAGCCTGAAGGAATCACACATTTACAGAGAAATGCTCTGTATGAATATATACATCCACGACCACGTTAACCACGTATATCCTGATGGCGGATGCTTACCTTGTTCCCGTGTGTGTATCCCCGCATTTGTTTTGGCACTCGGAGGAGATGAGAGCCAGTTGTCACGGACAATGCAGGCTCGTTCACGCAGAAGACCGCGAGAACGCGCGGCGCGCTCACACAGGCGCGTCAGGAGTGTCAAACTGGGGTGAGTCCTCACAACAGTTTataatcttattttgaaaaagtgtctttcatattattattatttttactacatactttatgttattttattattctgctCATTTAAACTTAtaattttggggaaaaaaatagcatAAAGAAGAACAATTTACATTACCATAAAATAGGAAACATGTggctcaccttttttttcttttcacaaatcaTCATAAGTTCCACACTACATGCTCACACAGTATGTCCAATAACAGCCATCTACACATTAATGTTTGGCAACTCATCTCCgataactttttctttttcaattctCTAGAATTTAATGTTATTTGAGCAGCATTTTAAGTCACTGTCCAGATGATGATGAGATGCTGATACAGTTGTTATGTTTGATTCCTCCCTTGAAAAGGGAGGCCACCAGTTGGAGATAATCAATAAGTTTATAAAAGTCTGAATATGTTCTCTTCACAAATCATTGCAatgagtttttgttgtttttttttttttttttgttaattcaaATTCTATCCTATATACGGTGGCCCCGAGGGTccaaacaaaatcacatttaagagaatacattttagaaaagacagcaacatttcacaaaacacgaCATTTGATTCATATAgaaaaaatcatatattttacatatttctcTCAATTTTAACAGGATACACactaagacttttttttattattattatttgaacaATGCAGCATGTCagccaaaaagaacaaaaactttCTGAATATTGTTATTGATTTGTTTAGAATCTGGTTAATTAACCCTGGAtcataaacaaacagcaaaataaatggCGTGCTATATAAGTCGGGCTTTACTTTACTAAAACAGGTTTTATTTAGAAGTGAGACCGCTGGAGGAGGGGAGCGCAATCGCACTCTGCAGACACCAGGTGGCGGTAACGCGAGCTCGTGCTGGTGCTACCTCTTGGAAAAACACCAACGACGAAGACGACGCAAGAGGAAAGAGCAGCTAGCGATCTTGGAGCAACTTCTGTGAcaagtcctcctcctcctcctcctccgtcgtCGTCGCTGTCATGGCTTTCCTGTGCAAAAGTGCAGCTTCTCTCCTGAAGCCCTGCAGAGCAGCTCCGGCCGTCCTGTCCGCTGCTCGTCTCTacagctcaggtgtgtgttttaaacctGTCCGGGTCAGTCTAATGGAGCCATATGAACAACTGGCCTGCCACAATGTCAAGAGACATGCGTCACTCAGTGTGCGCCGCAGGTGCAGCAGGCACACTGTAGCTAACTTATTCTGTCCTGGCGTTTATCTGTGTTTAGTGTTAATTATACCACTAAACGTTTGAGTGCTGAACTTTAATGGAGGATAAGTCAGGAGCATGACGTTAACACGAGAACCAGTCCTGTGGAAATGGAAGTTCCACCATAAGAAGGAATGTACAGGTGTTACTGTCTAAAACTTTAAATCGCTCAGATTTTATTTGGGAATTTAAACGTTTCTGATGTGATACTGATAATTATGGACTGCAGACAGAAGAAATCCAAGGGTTGATGTGCACTTATTTTCAGCCCAGTCACGAGATAGTTCAAGACATGTAACataacaacagagagaaagaccgcttaaaaaaaaaaatcaaaacatcagaGGACAACAAGAAGATGGACTATTTGGTGGCTGAAGGAAAATGTCATTCAGAATATCAGTGTATCTAACAAAGATTGTTCTTCAATGTTGTGAGACTGTAGTGATGCTTTCAGCCCAGATGCAAATCCCAGAGCTGCTCCACAGATGTGACTGGTTAGCTGTGACAGCTCTCAGgacagtgtgacagcagtgtgAAAATAACTGTTACTTGCAGCCATAGTACAGAACAATTATTACCTGTGATGTTGTTGTAGACACAAATGTCTGAAGGTCAAGTTACTGAGATTTTATtctttgaaaatataaacaatttGTTCCATATCCAGCTTAATTTATGGTGTATGAGCCCATGCTGGCCACAGTAATTCATTAATATAAAACTCACCTCAATATAAAAAGCTATTATACTTGGGGTTGGTTGTTCGATGTCAGTTAAGCTCCAAAAAGTGTCACGCCAAATGTACCATCAAGTTAAGTCCTGATGGTCTGATTTCCACTTTAGAGAGACAAAACGATTGAACCAGCCTGAAGAGAAAATTCTGTTTTCAGGTGGATTTTCTCTTAATGGATCCTTTTACTTGAATGATTAACCAGGATTTTACCTTTCTTTGTGATATTGCCGCTAAACTCGGACCACCTCAGTGACACCTCACCTGGTTCCAGACTATGCTGCTCCTGGTTAATGAGTCCACAGTGCAGGGTGAAACTGTGCACAGGGTATCTGCcctgaaaaaaaagccttgaagGGGATTAAAAAGTCTATTTTCTAATGATTAGTACAGGCCATATCCTCCTTGCTGATTTACCATTATATTTTAATAGTTTTGCCAGCACAACAGTAAAATAGGTATAAATTGCATTATATGTGATACTGAAAAGTTACAAATAATTGAACCCTGCAGAAACCCTTAAGTGCACAGAAATCTAATCTGACTCTCTATGATGGTTCTCTCTGCCTGCAGGTGGTCAGTATGAGTatattttggtggaaaagcgCGGTGAGAATAGTAACGTGGGTTTCATCCAGCTGAACCGACCCAAGGCTCTTAACGCTCTGTGTGACGGGCTGATGAGGGAGGTGGGACAGGCCCTGGATGCCTTCGAGGTCGACAGCGGCGTCGGAGCTATCGTCATCACCGGCAGTGAGAGAGCCTTTGCTGGTGAGGGAGCCGAGTGTTTtcttggccttttttttccttccactccTCTGAGGAGCAAAGACATGACAAGAAGCCATTCACAGTGATTTGTCAGAGTTAAGCTctacttttgtgttttccagcggGAGCCGACATTAAAGAGATGCAGAATCGAACCTTCCAGGAGTGCTACGGTGGGAACTTCCTGGCTCACTGGAACAGAGTGTCCACGGTGAAGAAGCCCGTGATTGCAGCTGTCAATGGATTTGCTGTGAGTGtctctgtttaatttgatttgtgtgtatgATATATTTACAGTGGAACCAAAAAGTCCAAGATCACATTAAAAAACTCTAATATCGTCACATAAACCTGGAAATAATataagacattttaagaaagTGAATAGATGTGACGGAAGTCAGATTGTTGTTCTTGGCAATGATGGCCTTTCTCAGCATCAAACCTTGGCTAGACTAAAGATTTTTACGGGGGATATAACCAAAACTTTTAGATCAAATGCACGGGCCAGACAGGAAATGGTTTCATACCAAAAAGAAAGgtctgtccacatacttttggccagaTAGTATAGCTTTTATCCTTTTTTACAGCCAGTATTTGAACAGTTCAGGAAGTAAAAAATatcaatgaaatgatgaaatatgagACATCCCTGTACAATGAGCTTTATTGAAAATCCTCACCTCTTCCTCATGCTGCACACTGTTCTCTTTAAGCTGGGTGGAGGATGTGAGCTGGCCATGATGTGCGACATCATCTATGCCGGAGAAAAGGCGCAGTTCGGCCAGCCAGAGATCCTGTTAGGGACCATTCCTGGTAAACACTCATTTCAATCCACTTTCCTTCcttgttcagacttcacttCCTTATTCTGAGGTTACCAGATTCTTGTTTTTGGAGCAGCTGTTCATAACATCTGTCTATCTGCAGGGGCGGGAGGCACCCAGCGGCTGACCCGCGCAGTTGGCAAATCCCTGGCAATGGAGATGGTACTCACAGGAGACAGAATTAATGCGCAAGAAGCCAAGCAATCAGGTGACAGCAGTGTTGCAGAGgacatttactcgagtactctacttaaatacaattttaaagtGCTTGTGCTTGACTTGATCATTTCTATTTTATGCTTCTTGTTCCTGAACTCCATGACAATTCAGAGGAAATCTTTCTTTTTACCTTTCCTGCCACTTCATTTACATGAAAACCATTATCACTTGTTACTTTGTAGATTAAAATGTTGCGTAAAATAGTATATAATAAGCTTACAAAACGCTTGCTCTGTGACATCTGGGCAAACAAGTGTTTTCATGGGGGATCAGATTTCAGGTGTCTGAGGTATAAAGCCGTCCCAACAAAGAAAGATTTCCCTCCTGTAAAGATTGTCtcatttaaagaatttatttgagGTTCAATGAGTTTTCCATTATATCAAAAGAACATTTCCAAAAGCAAAAGATAAGATAAAAGTCTGTACAATGGATATGAATTTGTAAAGCAAAGTCCAACCCCAGTGTTAAGAGCCACTGGGCAAAAGTACCACACTGCGTATGAAGTAGTTAAATATTGCTACACCCCAACAAGCTACAACAGCAAAATGCTCCTACACACAggaacaacaataaaaatctaataGTTCAataatagttcaacattttactCTAGTATGGATACTTCTACTTAAGATACTTTTAGTAAATGTAGCTGACAATAGGGTTTTGAATGAAGATCTTTGTACTTGAGTATAATAATACAGAGTATTTTTACGTTGTTGTATTGGTGTTTTATTTAAGTAAATGTTTGGAATTCTTCTTCCACCTCTATGTAACAGCGACGCTAATATTTTGACAGTATATACAATTGGGTAAAGATGGCATATGCTCTTTATACCTCAGACTGTACCATTGTACCTTATGATAAACTGACAAGACCTCTTAGTTGACTGGATGAAATATATGCAGAGATTtcaggtctgaaaagtgaagccatgTAAACGTGCCTTAAATTAACTAACTTTAACTCTGaaggccagcagggggcgactccactgtttttaaaaagaagtttgtATGTAAGTTATTGGAAAATTACCCCACTTCTCACTTTATTCATCACCTCAGTAGATAGTTTCTTAATGAATTTATGGTTTCAATCACTAGTTTCAAGTTTCAAACTATGCTCCCAATTACAGTAAAATAGATGGTCTGCTCTCTCGAAGAAATACGATCACTTCTGACTCCAAACAAAACCAAGATGGTGACAACAGTAatgccaaactcaag
Encoded proteins:
- the sprn gene encoding shadow of prion protein, whose translation is MRGYTHGNKMSGMNRVLAACWTCLLLSAFLCEPVLSKGGRGGSRGSSRGSPSRSSTAGNYRGAGTYGGTRSRFRAAGRSSPVRVAAAAAAGAAVALTADKWYASAYRRSNADNSEEELDYYNRTNYFDALMSGSPQRGFSLPQMVSIIVATFSPKYGLLLDSIL
- the echs1 gene encoding enoyl-CoA hydratase, mitochondrial — translated: MAFLCKSAASLLKPCRAAPAVLSAARLYSSGGQYEYILVEKRGENSNVGFIQLNRPKALNALCDGLMREVGQALDAFEVDSGVGAIVITGSERAFAAGADIKEMQNRTFQECYGGNFLAHWNRVSTVKKPVIAAVNGFALGGGCELAMMCDIIYAGEKAQFGQPEILLGTIPGAGGTQRLTRAVGKSLAMEMVLTGDRINAQEAKQSGLVSKVCPVDQLVTEAVKCGEKIASNSKLVSAMAKEAVNAAYELTLAEGNRLEKRLFHATFATDDRKEGMTAFVEKRKASFQDK